ATCCTGAGAACTACAAGAACGATTCACGGTTTGTTTTCCAGCACGAAGCATATCGGAAGAGTTCAGCAGCGGGGATGCAAGGTATCGTGACAATGGCGAACCAGGACCGGGTAGCGCGCACGGTCGTGATCCGCGTTCAccgaaggagaaagaagataaagaaagagGTGACGAaggtatttcaatatatttcgtgCGGCTGACTATCCATGCTCGATCTGTTCATCGATCTCGTTTTCCGCAGAGATGATCAAGGTGTACGACGGCAACAATTCCCTGAGAAGACGGATATTTCGCGTGATCACGGTGCCCCGGCAAGCCACCACTGAACAGGTCCTGACGTCGGCGCTTCGCGCGTTTCACATCACGAAAGATCCTAGTACGTGTGATTCGTTGCattgaattttagaaatgcAGGTTAATAAGGAGTATTCGTTTCCCCAACAAAGATCTTGGTATCTTGGTGAATTTGGATTTGGAGTTTTGTAATcattgttcttttcttttctttttattgttatttagatTTGGGTGATTGGGTGAATAAACGAGCAAGGCAAGGATTGAAACGCTAAGGAAGGCTtatctttttagaaataaatttgcacGCATACGTATAGCATTTCGTCAATAGCATTTACGTGAACTCAATCTGTCGGATGTATCTATACGCCCACAGTAACAAAACAGTTGACCATTATATTTTACTCCTACGTAAAGATCAAACTGACAACTGCATACTGAATAGTTTTGTATCAATGGAATTGTTCTTCGTTTCATGCTacgtgtctctctctctctcactatGCGAACTCAATTAAAGCAAGATGGaattccattaattttaaactgtGAACAGTAGttagaaatacatatatatatatatatattttgctttttttaattaaacgcgtTTGAATACATTTGATCTATAATTGTTGAACAAACGGTTAAAAATACATtcgaagtaaataaatttgaattttatgctGTTCGAATCGTAATATTACGATCCACGCAGAAagatcatataattaatattcgattttgaaattgttgtttgaaatttaactTTGGTATCAATATCTTTCCATTGTTTgcgaaaattttatcgtttaaattgtattaaaatttatttgtcaatTCAGGCAACTTTTACCTCACCGACGTGTACGCCACGGATGAAACCGAATTATGCGATCCAAATCCGGTTCTGAACTTGAATCGAAAAGAGGGCAAACGTCCGGCTGTCTTCTTGCGGTTCAAGTAAGTTCCAATCCAAACTTTTAATAACGTTTATCGATATAATCAGAACAGAGATCGGGGaaggaaattttgatttcgcaATTGCAGGGATAGCGAAAGCGGAGAGGTACGCGTCTATCCGGGCAAATTACAGGTGTCAGAGTCGTTCTGTATAGTACCTGTCACAGAGGCGACAACGATCGCGGATTTGATCGAGGAAGCGCTTCAAAAGTTCggtttgcaaaattttaaatcggaaGATTACAGATGCAGCGAGATTCTTCTGGATCATGGTGgtaaattcctttttaattcCCTCACAATTCGAGTAGGAACATACTTCCTCCTCTATATTACAAcgatatagtaaaaaataaatatcgaatttcccCAGTCACCGAAAGGGTTTTGTGCCGCGACGAGAAGCCGTGGGAAATCGTGAAGCAGCTCGGCAAAGATTCGATCAGGCAAATGGAATTGATGCGATTTTACCTTCAGCTTAAACAGGATCCCCATGGACCCAATTTAGCTTTGTTCGTGGGAAATTTGCCACCAAATCTCTCCGAAAGGAGTTACGAAAACATGTTGACCGAATTCTTAGGCAAAggtgattataataaaaatcacagAAAATCGATTGGCAATGGAATAACTGGTGAATATTTGCAGAAAACAAATTCTCATCTATCGGTCCAATATACTACGAGTACGGCTCGATGGTGATCATTTACGAGGACTCGAACAAGGCTGTTACAGCGTTGTACACGTTAAGGGAATCAAAATACGAGGACAAACATCTTTTAGGTACATTAAACAACAATCCTCCGATTATTTCACTTGACGAGATGTCACATGCCATTTCCATATTTCTTGATTGTACAGTTATGCTGTTGCCAAGTATCGAGCCGAGCATGGTGCCTCCAGGTGTGCAACCTTTACTCGTCTTCGTGAACGTGAAATCTGGCGGTTGCCAAGGGCTTCAATTGATCTCCAGCTTTCGGAAACTTTTGAATCCGTATCAGGTGTTCGATCTCGACAATGGAGGCCCACTTCCTGGgtgtgtaaaaaattataacatacgTATTTCGTCATGCTCGATTCATGTGATACATGTATACAACGTTACATTACAGTCTCTACGTTTTCCGTCACATAAAGGACTATAAAATCTTGGTTTGCGGTGGCGACGGGACAATAGGATGGGTGTTGCAGTGTTTGGATAACGTGGGCCAGGATAGCGAGTGTTCCTCGCCTGCTTGCGCCATTGTTCCCCTCGGCACGGGAAACGATCTTGCCCGTGTCCTGTGCTGGGGTTCCGGTTACACAGGCGACGAAGATCCCCTCAACTTGCTTCGAGACGTGATCGACGCGGAGAAGTCCATGTTGGACAGGTGGACAGTGGTGTGCCACacggaggagaaagaggacAAGCAATCGTCCACTAACGCGGGAGGTACGTTGGTTAATGATCGATGACGAGTTTTAATTGAATGACGAAGGATTGATTTGCAACTGTAATAAATGTCAACAGGAGCGGGTGCACCTAGCGAAGACAATACGCAAATATTGGTGATGAACAATTACTTCGGTATTGGTCTCGATGCCGATCTTTGTTTAGACTTTCACAACGCCAGAGAAGAAAATCCGAACAAATTTAAAAGCAGATTGCGTAACAAAGGGGTGTATGTGACCATGGGTTTACGAAAAATGGTGAAACGGAAACCGTGCAAAGATTTGCACAAAGAAATACGACTGGAAGTGGACGGGAGACTCGTCGAATTACCTCAAGTCGaagga
The DNA window shown above is from Apis cerana isolate GH-2021 linkage group LG4, AcerK_1.0, whole genome shotgun sequence and carries:
- the LOC107995651 gene encoding diacylglycerol kinase theta isoform X11 is translated as MASVSAETPASHGHSFSKKTFHKPTYCHSCTDMLWGLIQQGYICEVCNFVVHDRCLKAVVSPCSSIAASLIKNPVAHCWSEQVHHRRKFCNVCRKRLDDNLSIHCEICEYFAHTECQDFAVADCKENATYLPGKDLAQVNHTHHWREGNLPSSSKCAVCKKNCFSAECLSGFRCEWCGMTLHSYCYKNIPQECTFGNLEPIYLPPHAVSIPRTEVPMEAIIGVQVRRKEALAPRSISEEFSSGDARYRDNGEPGPGSAHGRDPRSPKEKEDKERGDEEMIKVYDGNNSLRRRIFRVITVPRQATTEQVLTSALRAFHITKDPSNFYLTDVYATDETELCDPNPVLNLNRKEGKRPAVFLRFKDSESGEVRVYPGKLQVSESFCIVPVTEATTIADLIEEALQKFGLQNFKSEDYRCSEILLDHGVTERVLCRDEKPWEIVKQLGKDSIRQMELMRFYLQLKQDPHGPNLALFVGNLPPNLSERSYENMLTEFLGKENKFSSIGPIYYEYGSMVIIYEDSNKAVTALYTLRESKYEDKHLLVMLLPSIEPSMVPPGVQPLLVFVNVKSGGCQGLQLISSFRKLLNPYQVFDLDNGGPLPGLYVFRHIKDYKILVCGGDGTIGWVLQCLDNVGQDSECSSPACAIVPLGTGNDLARVLCWGSGYTGDEDPLNLLRDVIDAEKSMLDRWTVVCHTEEKEDKQSSTNAGGAGAPSEDNTQILVMNNYFGIGLDADLCLDFHNAREENPNKFKSRLRNKGVYVTMGLRKMVKRKPCKDLHKEIRLEVDGRLVELPQVEGIIILNILSWGSGANPWGPDVKEDHFQTPNHGDGMLEVVGVTGVMHLGQIQSGLRTAMRIAQGGHIKIHLYSDIPVQVDGEPWIQSPGDIVVLKSALTATMLKKTKGKMKRRNTESSMQLALQAAASNDPEPELF
- the LOC107995651 gene encoding diacylglycerol kinase theta isoform X16; translated protein: MASVSAETPASHGHSFSKKTFHKPTYCHSCTDMLWGLIQQGYICEVCNFVVHDRCLKAVVSPCSSIAASLIKNPVAHCWSEQVHHRRKFCNVCRKRLDDNLSIHCEICEYFAHTECQDFAVADCKENATYLPGKDLAQVNHTHHWREGNLPSSSKCAVCKKNCFSAECLSGFRCEWCGMTLHSYCYKNIPQECTFGNLEPIYLPPHAVSIPRTEVPMEAIIGVQVRRKEALAPRSISEEFSSGDARYRDNGEPGPGSAHGRDPRSPKEKEDKERGDEEMIKVYDGNNSLRRRIFRVITVPRQATTEQVLTSALRAFHITKDPSNFYLTDVYATDETELCDPNPVLNLNRKEGKRPAVFLRFKDSESGEVRVYPGKLQVSESFCIVPVTEATTIADLIEEALQKFGLQNFKSEDYRCSEILLDHGVTERVLCRDEKPWEIVKQLGKDSIRQMELMRFYLQLKQDPHGPNLALFVGNLPPNLSERSYENMLTEFLGKENKFSSIGPIYYEYGSMVIIYEDSNKAVTALYTLRESKYEDKHLLVMLLPSIEPSMVPPGVQPLLVFVNVKSGGCQGLQLISSFRKLLNPYQVFDLDNGGPLPGLYVFRHIKDYKILVCGGDGTIGWVLQCLDNVGQDSECSSPACAIVPLGTGNDLARVLCWGSGYTGDEDPLNLLRDVIDAEKSMLDRWTVVCHTEEKEDKQSSTNAGGAGAPSEDNTQILVMNNYFGIGLDADLCLDFHNAREENPNKFKSRLRNKGVYVTMGLRKMVKRKPCKDLHKEIRLEVDGRLVELPQVEGIIILNILSWGSGANPWGPDVKEDHFQTPNHGDGMLEVVGVTGVMHLGQIQSGLRTAMRIAQGGHIKIHLYSDIPVQVDGEPWIQSPGDIVVLKSALTTCSTCTR
- the LOC107995651 gene encoding diacylglycerol kinase theta isoform X12, which gives rise to MASVSAETPASHGHSFSKKTFHKPTYCHSCTDMLWGLIQQGYICEVCNFVVHDRCLKAVVSPCSSIAASLIKNPVAHCWSEQVHHRRKFCNVCRKRLDDNLSIHCEICEYFAHTECQDFAVADCKENATYLPGKDLAQVNHTHHWREGNLPSSSKCAVCKKNCFSAECLSGFRCEWCGMTLHSYCYKNIPQECTFGNLEPIYLPPHAVSIPRTEVPMEAIIGVQVRRKEALAPRSISEEFSSGDARYRDNGEPGPGSAHGRDPRSPKEKEDKERGDEEMIKVYDGNNSLRRRIFRVITVPRQATTEQVLTSALRAFHITKDPSNFYLTDVYATDETELCDPNPVLNLNRKEGKRPAVFLRFKDSESGEVRVYPGKLQVSESFCIVPVTEATTIADLIEEALQKFGLQNFKSEDYRCSEILLDHGVTERVLCRDEKPWEIVKQLGKDSIRQMELMRFYLQLKQDPHGPNLALFVGNLPPNLSERSYENMLTEFLGKENKFSSIGPIYYEYGSMVIIYEDSNKAVTALYTLRESKYEDKHLLVMLLPSIEPSMVPPGVQPLLVFVNVKSGGCQGLQLISSFRKLLNPYQVFDLDNGGPLPGLYVFRHIKDYKILVCGGDGTIGWVLQCLDNVGQDSECSSPACAIVPLGTGNDLARVLCWGSGYTGDEDPLNLLRDVIDAEKSMLDRWTVVCHTEEKEDKQSSTNAGGAGAPSEDNTQILVMNNYFGIGLDADLCLDFHNAREENPNKFKSRLRNKGVYVTMGLRKMVKRKPCKDLHKEIRLEVDGRLVELPQVEGIIILNILSWGSGANPWGPDVKEDHFQTPNHGDGMLEVVGVTGVMHLGQIQSGLRTAMRIAQGGHIKIHLYSDIPVQVDGEPWIQSPGDIVVLKSALTATMLKKNKIKRRNTEPSIPPANGVGGKSTDECSNKS
- the LOC107995651 gene encoding diacylglycerol kinase theta isoform X13, whose protein sequence is MASVSAETPASHGHSFSKKTFHKPTYCHSCTDMLWGLIQQGYICEVCNFVVHDRCLKAVVSPCSSIAASLIKNPVAHCWSEQVHHRRKFCNVCRKRLDDNLSIHCEICEYFAHTECQDFAVADCKENATYLPGKDLAQVNHTHHWREGNLPSSSKCAVCKKNCFSAECLSGFRCEWCGMTLHSYCYKNIPQECTFGNLEPIYLPPHAVSIPRTEVPMEAIIGVQVRRKEALAPRSISEEFSSGDARYRDNGEPGPGSAHGRDPRSPKEKEDKEREMIKVYDGNNSLRRRIFRVITVPRQATTEQVLTSALRAFHITKDPSNFYLTDVYATDETELCDPNPVLNLNRKEGKRPAVFLRFKDSESGEVRVYPGKLQVSESFCIVPVTEATTIADLIEEALQKFGLQNFKSEDYRCSEILLDHGVTERVLCRDEKPWEIVKQLGKDSIRQMELMRFYLQLKQDPHGPNLALFVGNLPPNLSERSYENMLTEFLGKENKFSSIGPIYYEYGSMVIIYEDSNKAVTALYTLRESKYEDKHLLVMLLPSIEPSMVPPGVQPLLVFVNVKSGGCQGLQLISSFRKLLNPYQVFDLDNGGPLPGLYVFRHIKDYKILVCGGDGTIGWVLQCLDNVGQDSECSSPACAIVPLGTGNDLARVLCWGSGYTGDEDPLNLLRDVIDAEKSMLDRWTVVCHTEEKEDKQSSTNAGGAGAPSEDNTQILVMNNYFGIGLDADLCLDFHNAREENPNKFKSRLRNKGVYVTMGLRKMVKRKPCKDLHKEIRLEVDGRLVELPQVEGIIILNILSWGSGANPWGPDVKEDHFQTPNHGDGMLEVVGVTGVMHLGQIQSGLRTAMRIAQGGHIKIHLYSDIPVQVDGEPWIQSPGDIVVLKSALTATMLKKTKGKMKRRNTESSMQLALQAAASNDPEPELF
- the LOC107995651 gene encoding diacylglycerol kinase theta isoform X14, producing MASVSAETPASHGHSFSKKTFHKPTYCHSCTDMLWGLIQQGYICEVCNFVVHDRCLKAVVSPCSSIAASLIKNPVAHCWSEQVHHRRKFCNVCRKRLDDNLSIHCEICEYFAHTECQDFAVADCKENATYLPGKDLAQVNHTHHWREGNLPSSSKCAVCKKNCFSAECLSGFRCEWCGMTLHSYCYKNIPQECTFGNLEPIYLPPHAVSIPRTEVPMEAIIGVQVRRKEALAPRSISEEFSSGDARYRDNGEPGPGSAHGRDPRSPKEKEDKEREMIKVYDGNNSLRRRIFRVITVPRQATTEQVLTSALRAFHITKDPSNFYLTDVYATDETELCDPNPVLNLNRKEGKRPAVFLRFKDSESGEVRVYPGKLQVSESFCIVPVTEATTIADLIEEALQKFGLQNFKSEDYRCSEILLDHGVTERVLCRDEKPWEIVKQLGKDSIRQMELMRFYLQLKQDPHGPNLALFVGNLPPNLSERSYENMLTEFLGKENKFSSIGPIYYEYGSMVIIYEDSNKAVTALYTLRESKYEDKHLLVMLLPSIEPSMVPPGVQPLLVFVNVKSGGCQGLQLISSFRKLLNPYQVFDLDNGGPLPGLYVFRHIKDYKILVCGGDGTIGWVLQCLDNVGQDSECSSPACAIVPLGTGNDLARVLCWGSGYTGDEDPLNLLRDVIDAEKSMLDRWTVVCHTEEKEDKQSSTNAGGAGAPSEDNTQILVMNNYFGIGLDADLCLDFHNAREENPNKFKSRLRNKGVYVTMGLRKMVKRKPCKDLHKEIRLEVDGRLVELPQVEGIIILNILSWGSGANPWGPDVKEDHFQTPNHGDGMLEVVGVTGVMHLGQIQSGLRTAMRIAQGGHIKIHLYSDIPVQVDGEPWIQSPGDIVVLKSALTATMLKKNKIKRRNTEPSIPPANGVGGKSTDECSNKS